From Sporosarcina sp. 6E9, a single genomic window includes:
- a CDS encoding M23 family metallopeptidase: MMDAREPIIVEFPLRGEWYSPNTPGTKIPSHGTNQLGSRYAYDFIQVDWERKGWPAYRTSLAQYLLFGVPLDEYYCWGEEVFAPCDGIIVQAKDGYKERARTKLLSDMSNAYKNAQYFDPKKDDIQSVAGNYIIIEYADNVYAGLVHLQTGSIQVSVGQRVKKGVVIGRVGHSGNSFAPHLHFQLMDSSDITIANGLPVAFEQYEVFKNGIWKKVKNGIPTNKDRIRFQKTDKWE; encoded by the coding sequence ATGATGGACGCACGTGAGCCGATAATCGTAGAGTTTCCTTTGAGAGGTGAATGGTACTCTCCTAACACGCCAGGGACAAAAATTCCGAGTCACGGCACAAACCAATTAGGATCAAGATATGCTTATGACTTTATTCAAGTGGATTGGGAAAGAAAGGGCTGGCCCGCCTATCGCACTAGTTTGGCGCAATATTTACTTTTTGGAGTTCCTTTAGATGAATATTATTGTTGGGGGGAAGAAGTATTTGCTCCTTGTGACGGAATCATTGTCCAAGCAAAGGACGGTTATAAAGAACGGGCAAGAACTAAATTGCTTTCAGATATGTCTAACGCTTATAAAAACGCTCAGTATTTCGACCCGAAAAAAGACGATATACAATCAGTTGCTGGAAACTACATCATTATAGAATATGCCGACAATGTATATGCTGGATTAGTCCATCTTCAAACAGGGTCAATTCAGGTTTCAGTTGGTCAGCGTGTGAAAAAAGGTGTAGTTATTGGTAGAGTTGGTCATTCAGGTAATTCCTTTGCTCCGCATTTGCATTTTCAACTTATGGATAGTAGCGACATAACTATTGCAAACGGATTGCCTGTTGCTTTTGAACAATACGAAGTATTTAAAAATGGCATATGGAAAAAAGTAAAAAATGGGATTCCAACAAATAAGGATAGAATAAGATTTCAAAAGACTGATAAATGGGAATAA
- a CDS encoding alpha/beta fold hydrolase, which translates to MGYYVTVEPGVKLYVEDINPEGSKTIVFLHGWPLSHKQFEYQFNVLPFMGYRCIGIDWRGFGDSDKPISGYNFDRLADDIRAVVDGLQLDNFTLVGHSTGGAIAIRYMSRHNGYGVSNLVLIDAAAPIGFSTETATRFLTGALNDRPKMMREVTENFFFQYITDPFSEWFLQMGLQAAGWSTAAIIITLRDEKLYADLPKILVPTLIVHGVHDKVIPFAQAHELNQQIKNSQLVPFHYSGHGLFWEERDKFNKLLRKFIG; encoded by the coding sequence GTGGGATACTATGTTACTGTAGAACCAGGCGTAAAATTATATGTAGAAGATATAAATCCCGAGGGCAGTAAGACGATCGTGTTTTTACATGGCTGGCCTTTAAGCCATAAACAGTTTGAATATCAATTTAATGTTCTTCCTTTTATGGGTTATCGCTGTATCGGAATTGACTGGAGAGGATTTGGAGATTCGGATAAGCCAATCAGTGGATACAATTTTGACCGATTGGCTGATGATATACGTGCAGTAGTTGATGGACTTCAATTAGACAATTTCACTCTTGTAGGTCACTCTACAGGTGGGGCGATTGCGATTCGGTATATGTCTCGACATAATGGTTACGGAGTATCCAACCTAGTACTAATTGACGCCGCAGCTCCTATCGGATTTTCTACAGAAACTGCAACTAGATTCCTTACCGGGGCGTTAAATGACCGTCCTAAGATGATGCGAGAAGTGACAGAGAACTTTTTCTTTCAATATATTACAGACCCATTCTCTGAGTGGTTTCTTCAAATGGGCTTACAAGCGGCAGGTTGGTCAACGGCAGCAATCATCATTACACTAAGAGATGAGAAGCTTTATGCAGATTTGCCAAAAATACTTGTCCCTACCCTAATCGTTCATGGTGTCCACGACAAAGTTATTCCATTTGCACAAGCCCATGAACTAAATCAGCAAATAAAAAATTCACAGCTTGTTCCGTTTCATTACAGCGGGCATGGTCTTTTCTGGGAAGAACGTGATAAATTTAACAAACTATTAAGGAAATTTATTGGTTGA
- a CDS encoding serine hydrolase, with protein sequence MEVQKQKIKKVFEKITKNKQIYESVLLIENFSGDFSCHLGYGGKKTDTPILMASITKLFTSTCIFILKEQGKLSLDDKIANYFEEDTLGSLHIYKGREYTMDLTLSHLLFHTSGLSDAIEEGSNKAKKRAINEDRKISIDETIMRTKQLKPHFAPGIGKRAHYANINFDILGKIIEIVTDSTLGDVYKQFIFDPLGLKNTYLPIDEDDFVPNVYYKDTSFYLPKTVRSIPASGGCISTAHELMIFIKAFFGGRLFNKTVFNELEISNKLQVAMSPIHYGAGFMKISLGGLVTLFMGRGELLGHSGSTGSFAFYHPASDLFFVGDVNQMAKPALPVRLVMRLAMSIR encoded by the coding sequence ATGGAGGTTCAAAAACAAAAAATCAAAAAAGTCTTTGAAAAAATTACTAAAAACAAACAAATATATGAATCAGTGCTACTTATAGAAAACTTTAGTGGAGATTTTTCATGTCATCTTGGGTACGGAGGTAAGAAGACAGATACACCGATCCTAATGGCAAGCATTACAAAGCTGTTCACGAGCACTTGTATTTTTATTTTGAAAGAACAAGGAAAACTGTCACTAGACGACAAAATAGCAAATTACTTTGAAGAAGATACGTTGGGAAGCCTTCATATATACAAGGGGCGAGAGTATACCATGGATCTTACGCTCTCTCATTTATTATTTCATACAAGTGGATTGTCGGATGCCATAGAAGAAGGCAGTAATAAGGCAAAAAAACGTGCAATCAACGAGGATAGGAAAATTAGTATTGATGAAACCATCATGAGAACGAAACAATTGAAACCACACTTTGCACCGGGTATTGGCAAAAGAGCCCATTATGCAAATATAAATTTTGATATACTAGGAAAAATAATTGAAATAGTGACTGATTCAACATTAGGAGATGTTTATAAGCAATTCATCTTCGACCCTTTAGGACTCAAAAATACATATCTTCCGATAGATGAAGATGATTTTGTTCCTAATGTTTATTATAAGGACACCTCCTTTTATCTTCCGAAAACGGTTAGAAGTATTCCCGCCAGTGGCGGTTGTATTTCGACGGCTCATGAATTAATGATATTTATCAAGGCTTTTTTTGGAGGAAGGTTGTTTAATAAAACTGTTTTTAACGAATTGGAAATTAGTAACAAGTTGCAAGTCGCCATGTCCCCCATTCATTACGGTGCCGGATTTATGAAAATTTCTTTGGGTGGTCTTGTGACACTATTTATGGGTAGAGGTGAATTATTGGGTCATTCAGGTTCAACAGGTTCATTTGCGTTTTATCATCCTGCATCGGATTTGTTTTTTGTGGGAGATGTCAATCAAATGGCAAAGCCTGCACTTCCCGTACGATTGGTGATGCGGCTCGCTATGTCTATAAGATAA